A window of the Loxodonta africana isolate mLoxAfr1 chromosome 3, mLoxAfr1.hap2, whole genome shotgun sequence genome harbors these coding sequences:
- the TMEM275 gene encoding transmembrane protein 275: MPPPEKSAGPSSSAPAGRALGRLQGLPSPALCCACGLCVLLAGVNVTLVGAFASFLPGHNVPLIMGPALLVLALGFFAACCVCSRRGPAAGARSAAAAGRSQGGGRAGPVALEMESSERTAQDTTAVQLSPAASAASSGRSSPGPSPFAVEAPAPAAVYAPRSEGVQLNLPRERTTP; this comes from the coding sequence ATGCCGCCCCCAGAGAAGAGCGCGGGCCCCTCATCATCCGCCCCCGCGGGCCGCGCTCTGGGTCGGCTGCAGGGGCTGCCGTCGCCGGCGCTGTGCTGCGCCTGCGGTCTGTGCGTGCTGCTGGCCGGCGTGAACGTGACGCTGGTGGGAGCCTTCGCCTCCTTCCTGCCTGGGCACAACGTGCCACTCATCATGGGGCCGGCGCTGCTGGTACTAGCGCTCGGCTTCTTTGCTGCCTGCTGCGTATGTAGCCGCCGGGGCCCCGCGGCCGGTGCGCGCTCGGCGGCGGCCGCCGGCAGGAGTCAGGGCGGCGGCCGCGCCGGGCCTGTGGCTCTGGAGATGGAGAGTAGTGAGCGCACGGCGCAGGACACCACCGCGGTGCAGCTGAGCCCGGCCGCTTCGGCTGCGTCCTCTGGTCGCTCCAGCCCCGGCCCCAGCCCCTTCGCCGTGGAAGCCCCGGCTCCCGCTGCTGTCTACGCACCGCGCTCCGAAGGGGTCCAGCTCAACCTGCCCCGGGAGCGGACCACCCCTTAG